The genome window CTGCAGCTCAAATATCGGCACGTACACTTCATTCCCCATATTCAAGCTGCTCATGATATTACTGATTCCGGTCAGATTCTGCAATGGATCTGCGATTGGAGCTCTGCGGACATACGTACCCTTCCCCCTGCGGCTCTCCACCAGTTCCTCTTCCTCTAACATCTCCATCGCTTTTCTGATCGTAATCAGACTGACGGAAAATCTCTCTGCCAGTTGAGACTGAGTCTCCATACAGCCATTCGTGCCATAGCGGTTAGATAGTATGTCTCTTTTCAGTTCATTAGCAATCTGGACGTATAACGGCGTAGACACATTTTTATCAACCATTTATTTTATTCTCCCAATTCTTTTGTTATTATTGCAAAATTCTCCAGGAAACCCTGTATCTGCTCTTCCATAATAACATACGGAGGTTTAAAATACAAAATTTTTCCAGTATGTCCTACTAAATATCCCTTCTTTTTTAATGCCTGAAATACCTGGCGGCAATACTCTTCCTCATAGAATTCAATGGCCGCAACAAGCCCGATTCCCCGACATTCCCGAATCCTAGCATGATCCCGGAATCTTCGAATCCCCGTCTGCAAACATGCTCCCGCCTTCTGAATGTGTGTCAGAAGACCCTGTTCTAACTGTCTGTATACTTCGCACGCCGCCGCACACGCCACCGGGTCGTCTCCCGCACCTCCCGAAAGCGCCGGAAGTGCTTCTTCAGGCGGTCTTTCCTTCACTAAAACAGCCGCAATATGCATTCCATTTCCCAATGCTTTTCCAAGAAGCAGAATATCCGGTTCCAGCTTTTCCTTTTGGTAACAGTACATTTCGCCGGTGCGCCCCATACCGGTCTGGATCTCATCTACAATAAAAAGCATTCCCTTCTCATGCGCCCAGTCCTGGAGGCGTTTCAGATACCCCACAGGCGGAATCCGGATCTCCGCCCCCTGATATGGCTCCACGATCACCGCCGCTGCGTCCTGAGCAGAGGCCATTTTATAGATGCCCTCTGCCATCTGCATGCACTCCTGCGTACACTCACCGTTTACCTTCCTCGCTTTGCATGCCGCACAATCCGGATATGGTAAATGAATCACACCGGAAGCTAACGGGCCATACCCCTTTTTCCGCTTGGGAAGCCCGGACATGGACCCACTCAAATACGTCCTTCCATGAATGCTATTCCAAAAAGAAAATACTTCCGTACTTCCGGTCATCTTTTTTGCCAAACGCACAGCACACTCTACCGCCTCAGACCCCGATGCCGTCAGATGGGCCGCTTCAAAATATCCATCTGTCGTCTCATCAAAATACTGATATAACCTCTCTTTATAGCAAGTCATATTGCCCGTCAGTGAGGTACACCCCTGGAACGCCTCCGCCATCGCTGCTTCAAATTCTTTATTTCCCTGCCCCAGCACTAAGCGCATCTCATTCATGTCAACAAAACAGTTTTCATCTTTGTCGTAAAATGCCGCCCCTTCGGCACGGACATACTGATCAGCCTCTGTCAATTTCAGAGGACTTAACAGATCATATTCCTTATAAGACTTCATGTTTTCCCCCTTCACAGCCTTTCTCTTTCTTCATCGGGATAAATGTCTCCAGAAAATTACAGATATCCTGAACCTGCGCATTCAGAATCTTTTCTCCTTTTTCCTTCGTCGCCAAACAGCTGTTCCCATTAGTGCCGCAAGGCGTGTCCATACGATTCGGCACAAATGCGATACGCCTTCCATTAGAGATACTTCCCGGATACGCACTCGTATACTCCTCCGTCGTATACTCCATATGCACCAGATTCTCCCGCACATACAGCATGGTAGAAGTCTCCTCCTCATCACCATGGCCGCCTTTTTTCTGCTCGCAGATCACATCTGAAACCGATCTTCCAAGCTGAGTAACGTCCGTGACTGCCACAGTAACATCATACCTGTTCAGCATGTCTCTTGCCATATAGCAAAGAGGCGGGTGGGTAGATACTCCACCATCGA of Roseburia hominis contains these proteins:
- a CDS encoding aspartate aminotransferase family protein — translated: MKSYKEYDLLSPLKLTEADQYVRAEGAAFYDKDENCFVDMNEMRLVLGQGNKEFEAAMAEAFQGCTSLTGNMTCYKERLYQYFDETTDGYFEAAHLTASGSEAVECAVRLAKKMTGSTEVFSFWNSIHGRTYLSGSMSGLPKRKKGYGPLASGVIHLPYPDCAACKARKVNGECTQECMQMAEGIYKMASAQDAAAVIVEPYQGAEIRIPPVGYLKRLQDWAHEKGMLFIVDEIQTGMGRTGEMYCYQKEKLEPDILLLGKALGNGMHIAAVLVKERPPEEALPALSGGAGDDPVACAAACEVYRQLEQGLLTHIQKAGACLQTGIRRFRDHARIRECRGIGLVAAIEFYEEEYCRQVFQALKKKGYLVGHTGKILYFKPPYVIMEEQIQGFLENFAIITKELGE
- a CDS encoding creatininase family protein, coding for MGHFIQELTYGQVQPLLTEDTVVVLPIGGGSKEHGNHLPMGTDYYTVDWTAKQITEKCDVITLPTLPYAYFPAFVEWKGSISVGQREFTDFVEEILKNFIRFGVWKFLIIDGGVSTHPPLCYMARDMLNRYDVTVAVTDVTQLGRSVSDVICEQKKGGHGDEEETSTMLYVRENLVHMEYTTEEYTSAYPGSISNGRRIAFVPNRMDTPCGTNGNSCLATKEKGEKILNAQVQDICNFLETFIPMKKEKGCEGGKHEVL